A region of Thermodesulfobacteriota bacterium DNA encodes the following proteins:
- a CDS encoding TlyA family RNA methyltransferase yields TAVKPGEEISLASPSRPFVSRGGEKLDGALDDFGIDVAGCVALDVGASTGGFTDCLLRRGALRVYAVDVGERLLDDRLRSDPRVVSKEGVNFRHSPADLLPEGVAVAVVDVSFISLRHILPALSRFLLPGAQVLPLVKPQFEAGKGKVGKGGVVRDDALRRETVRGVAEFAAALGYDVLGDAESRIPGPKGNREVFLWLSWKGAGREPERTP; encoded by the coding sequence ACGGCGGTAAAGCCGGGGGAGGAGATCTCCCTCGCCTCCCCGTCCCGCCCCTTCGTCTCCCGCGGAGGGGAAAAGCTCGACGGGGCGCTCGACGACTTCGGGATCGACGTCGCCGGGTGTGTCGCCCTCGACGTCGGCGCCTCTACGGGCGGGTTCACGGATTGCCTGCTGCGCCGGGGGGCGCTCCGCGTGTACGCGGTCGACGTGGGGGAGCGGCTGCTCGACGACCGGCTCCGAAGCGATCCCCGGGTGGTATCCAAAGAAGGAGTAAACTTTCGCCATTCCCCTGCCGATCTTTTACCGGAGGGGGTGGCCGTGGCCGTCGTCGACGTATCCTTCATCTCCCTGCGCCACATTCTCCCCGCCCTTTCGCGATTTCTCCTGCCCGGCGCGCAGGTGCTTCCCCTGGTGAAGCCGCAGTTCGAGGCGGGGAAGGGAAAGGTCGGAAAGGGAGGGGTGGTCCGGGACGATGCGCTGCGGCGGGAGACGGTGAGGGGAGTGGCGGAGTTCGCCGCCGCCCTCGGGTACGACGTCCTCGGGGATGCGGAAAGCCGGATCCCCGGCCCCAAGGGAAACCGGGAAGTGTTCCTGTGGCTTTCCTGGAAGGGAGCTGGAAGGGAGCCGGAAAGGACGCCTTGA
- the dprA gene encoding DNA-processing protein DprA, whose amino-acid sequence MDFLDPSSLTFDTLLRLSLIEGFTVAQLRRLPAALAHPSLFPGFHSSMRGSPIARAEAVLSSPAAGKEADDVRESCARAGISILSWLSAEYPAALREIPDAPLILYRAGAPWEDAAGIAVVGSRAPTGPGREFARILAGDLAAAGFVVVSGMARGIDGAAHRGALQAGAATVAVLGCGPDVAYPPEHAGLREEIAAGGAVYSEYPPGTPPLPRRFPARNRIVSGLCRAVVVAEAPERSGALITARLALEQGREVLAVPGNPWYPQTAGSNRLLKDGAVPACSAADVTEALGITPPRGKGDLPARILEFLSRERHVGEIAGALSLDAPKLLSVLMEMELANLVVKRAGDYYKRKS is encoded by the coding sequence ATGGATTTTTTGGATCCGTCCTCCCTCACCTTCGACACACTGCTTCGGCTCTCCCTGATCGAGGGGTTCACGGTGGCGCAGCTGCGCCGGCTTCCGGCGGCGCTGGCCCATCCCTCCCTTTTTCCGGGGTTCCACTCCTCCATGCGAGGCTCCCCGATCGCCCGCGCCGAGGCCGTCCTGTCTTCCCCCGCCGCGGGGAAGGAAGCGGACGATGTGCGGGAATCCTGTGCCCGGGCGGGTATTTCCATCCTGTCCTGGCTGTCGGCCGAGTACCCCGCCGCGCTGCGGGAGATCCCCGACGCCCCACTGATCCTGTACCGGGCAGGCGCTCCTTGGGAGGATGCTGCAGGGATCGCCGTGGTCGGCAGCCGGGCGCCGACCGGGCCGGGAAGGGAGTTCGCGCGCATCCTGGCGGGCGACCTCGCCGCCGCGGGGTTCGTCGTGGTCAGCGGCATGGCCCGGGGGATCGACGGCGCGGCCCACCGGGGCGCGCTCCAGGCCGGAGCCGCGACCGTCGCGGTGCTCGGGTGCGGTCCGGACGTGGCGTATCCGCCGGAGCACGCCGGTCTCAGGGAGGAGATCGCGGCCGGGGGGGCGGTGTATTCGGAATATCCCCCGGGAACGCCACCGCTGCCCCGCCGGTTCCCCGCGCGCAACCGCATCGTGAGCGGCTTGTGCCGTGCCGTGGTCGTCGCGGAGGCACCGGAGCGGAGCGGGGCGCTCATCACCGCCCGGCTTGCGCTCGAGCAGGGGAGGGAAGTGCTGGCCGTTCCGGGAAATCCGTGGTATCCCCAGACGGCGGGGAGCAACAGGCTGTTGAAGGACGGCGCCGTCCCGGCGTGCTCGGCAGCCGACGTGACCGAAGCGCTGGGGATCACGCCGCCGAGAGGGAAAGGGGACCTTCCCGCACGGATCCTCGAATTCCTTTCCCGCGAGCGGCACGTGGGGGAGATCGCGGGAGCGCTGTCGCTCGATGCGCCGAAGCTCCTTTCCGTCCTGATGGAAATGGAACTGGCGAATCTGGTTGTAAAACGGGCCGGGGACTATTATAAGAGGAAGTCTTGA
- a CDS encoding LysM domain-containing protein encodes MRRPSGSFWAVTVLGILLLLPAGAFAQSEAAPAQEAIPPNGIVHTVVEGDTLWDLSAKYLGTPWKWTEIWERNRFLSNPHYIYPGIRIVIVPSGPREAALLVEPPPAAPPAPAEPPSAPAPTPAPEPAPAPVAVEKFLDIQPETFVGAGEFLREKPRGIGRILGGREPKMGFAQNDTIYLSMDKEVSKGQLLGVYRIRGPIGVSGRNVRSGYVKYLIGILQVGPVEDGRLTARVRKSFEDLTREDMVSDEIPSFARVKIVPGDEGLQTTILTGRLLNEEMATGDFVFFDGGADSGMAVGNVFRVLAPTGIATGTPMAGRGDVKSEVARAVVIRVGGEFSTAYVVDSTQSFMAGVLATRGIPAQ; translated from the coding sequence ATGAGGCGGCCTTCGGGATCTTTCTGGGCGGTCACGGTTCTCGGCATTCTGCTCCTCCTTCCCGCCGGAGCGTTCGCGCAATCGGAGGCCGCGCCCGCGCAGGAAGCGATCCCCCCCAACGGGATCGTCCACACGGTCGTGGAAGGGGACACCCTGTGGGACCTCTCCGCGAAGTACCTGGGAACCCCCTGGAAATGGACGGAGATCTGGGAACGGAACCGGTTCCTCTCCAATCCGCATTACATCTACCCTGGAATCCGGATCGTGATCGTGCCGTCCGGACCCAGGGAGGCGGCGCTCCTGGTGGAACCGCCGCCGGCGGCCCCGCCGGCGCCTGCGGAACCGCCGTCCGCGCCCGCTCCGACTCCTGCTCCCGAGCCCGCGCCTGCACCCGTGGCAGTCGAGAAATTTCTCGATATCCAGCCCGAAACGTTCGTCGGCGCCGGCGAATTCCTTCGGGAGAAGCCCCGGGGCATCGGCAGGATCCTCGGAGGCAGGGAACCCAAGATGGGATTCGCCCAGAACGATACGATCTATCTTTCGATGGACAAGGAAGTTTCCAAGGGGCAGCTCCTGGGCGTGTACCGCATCCGCGGGCCGATCGGCGTCTCGGGCCGGAACGTGAGGTCCGGATACGTGAAATACCTGATCGGAATCCTCCAGGTGGGTCCGGTCGAGGACGGAAGATTGACCGCAAGGGTCCGGAAATCGTTCGAGGACCTCACCCGCGAGGACATGGTATCGGATGAGATTCCCTCTTTTGCCCGGGTGAAGATCGTCCCCGGGGACGAAGGGCTTCAGACCACCATCCTTACCGGTCGCCTGCTGAACGAGGAGATGGCGACGGGCGATTTCGTGTTCTTTGACGGCGGCGCCGATTCCGGGATGGCGGTCGGGAACGTGTTCCGGGTCCTCGCCCCGACGGGCATCGCCACCGGCACCCCGATGGCCGGCAGGGGCGACGTGAAATCCGAGGTGGCCAGGGCCGTGGTGATCCGGGTCGGAGGGGAGTTCTCCACGGCGTACGTGGTCGACAGCACCCAGTCGTTCATGGCGGGAGTCCTGGCGACGCGGGGGATCCCGGCACAGTAG